From Bordetella flabilis, the proteins below share one genomic window:
- a CDS encoding ABC transporter substrate-binding protein: MSRKQSAVQATVVAAFALAAVLQSGGAAHAAPSAQKSVAVMAIVEHPALDAVRDGIKDELKAKGYDAAKNLKWQYQSAQGNTGTAAQIARKFVGDRPDAIVAIATPAAQAVVSATKDLPVVYAAVTDPVAAQLVPSMAASGTNVTGISDALDLERQIELIRKIVPNAKRVGVVYNPGEANSVVVVKQMQEALPKSGMSLVEAAAPRTVDVAAAARSLIGKVDVIYTSTDNNVVAAYESLVKVGNDAKIPLIAADNDSVKRGAIAAQGVDYYQLGHQVGDVVVRILKGEKPGAIPSATVNKVQLFVNPAAAQAQGVTLPESLIKSAAQVVK; encoded by the coding sequence ATGTCAAGAAAACAATCCGCCGTGCAGGCTACCGTGGTTGCCGCGTTCGCGCTGGCCGCCGTGCTGCAATCAGGCGGAGCGGCACATGCCGCCCCTTCCGCGCAGAAATCCGTGGCTGTCATGGCCATCGTCGAACATCCGGCCCTGGACGCAGTGCGTGATGGCATCAAGGACGAGCTGAAGGCCAAGGGCTACGATGCCGCCAAGAACCTGAAGTGGCAGTACCAGAGTGCGCAGGGCAATACCGGTACGGCCGCGCAGATCGCCCGCAAGTTCGTCGGCGACCGGCCCGATGCCATCGTGGCCATCGCCACCCCGGCGGCGCAGGCGGTGGTGTCCGCCACCAAGGACCTTCCCGTCGTCTACGCGGCCGTGACCGATCCGGTGGCTGCGCAACTGGTTCCTTCGATGGCTGCCTCGGGCACCAATGTCACCGGTATTTCGGACGCCCTGGACCTGGAACGCCAGATCGAGCTGATCCGCAAGATCGTTCCCAACGCCAAGCGCGTCGGCGTGGTGTACAACCCGGGCGAGGCGAATTCCGTGGTAGTGGTCAAGCAGATGCAGGAAGCGCTGCCCAAGAGCGGCATGAGCCTGGTCGAAGCAGCGGCTCCACGCACCGTGGACGTCGCGGCGGCGGCACGCAGCCTGATCGGCAAGGTCGACGTCATCTACACCAGCACCGACAACAATGTCGTGGCGGCGTACGAGTCGCTGGTCAAGGTGGGCAACGATGCCAAGATCCCGTTGATCGCCGCCGATAACGACAGCGTCAAGCGCGGCGCCATCGCGGCGCAGGGCGTGGACTACTACCAGCTGGGCCACCAGGTCGGCGACGTGGTGGTGCGCATCCTCAAGGGCGAAAAGCCGGGCGCCATTCCGTCGGCCACCGTCAACAAGGTACAGCTGTTCGTCAATCCGGCGGCGGCGCAGGCGCAAGGCGTCACGTTGCCCGAATCGCTCATCAAATCGGCCGCGCAGGTCGTCAAATAA